GTGGAGCGGGCCAGTCCGCCGCGCGACGAGCTGGCGATCAAGCTGGCCATGGCGGTCGGGGCGCCCGGCGTCGACATACGGAAGGTCGTCGAGGCGCAGCGCCGGCACGTGACGGACGCGCTGCACGAGTACGTACGGCAGCGGGCCCAGGTGCTGTCCCGGACGGCCGCCCGCACGGACGAGGTGGCGCGGCTGCTGGTGCTGGAGCAGCTGATCTGCCACACCGAGGCCGAGATCCGCTGGCTGGAGCACTGCGAGACCCGGCTGCTGCGCCTGACCGTCACGAAGGACGGGGGCGCGTGACGGAATCCTCGTGTCGGAAACGGTGGATCACCCTGCACGGGGGGCACCACGGTGATGAGATGCACGGGTGCGAGAGAATGGCGGCATGGAGATGCCGAGGAACGAACGGTCGCCGGAGAATCCACAGATCCTGGTCGTGGGCCAGGACGGCATGGCGATTGGCGGCGGAGGCGACGACGACTCCCGCGAGATTCCGGTGACGGAGCAGGTCGAGCAGCCGGCCAAGGTGATGCGGATCGGCAGCATGATCAAGCAGCTCCTGGAGGAGGTGCGCGCGGCCCCTCTGGACGAGGCGAGCCGCGCCCGGCTGAAGGACATCCACCGCAGCTCGGTCAAGGAGCTGGAGGACGGTCTGGCGCCGGAGCTGGTGGAGGAGCTGGAGCGGCTGTCCCTGCCGTTCCAGGACGAGGGCACCCCCAGCGACGCCGAACTGCGGATCGCGCAGGCCCAGTTGGTGGGCTGGCTGGAGGGCCTCTTCCATGGCATCCAGACCACGCTGTTCGCCCAGCAGATGGCCGCGAGGGCCCAGCTGGAGCAGATGCGCCGCGCCCTCCCGCCGGGCGTCGGCGGTCAGGAGATGGGCGAGGACGGCCACGCGCAGGGCCGTTCGGGCGGACCGTATCTGTAAGGACGTACCGGCCGGCGAGGACTCACGGACGTACAAGCACAGGGCCCGGCGGCCAGAGGCTGCCGGGCCCTTCGTCCGTGCGCGGGGTCAGGAGGGGTTGCCGGTCGAGACCTGGAGGGTGATCGTCGGCATGCTGTCCGGGTCGACGTCCGTGTCGGCGGCCGGGTCCTGGTCGATGACCGCGCCCTCGCCGTAGGTGTTCTCGTCGTAGTTCTCGACCTTGTACGACCAGCCGGCCGCGTCCAGGCAGGCCTTCACCGAGTCGATGTACTTGAACCGGAAGTCCGGCACCTCGATCTTGTTCTCGTCGGTGTACGACTCCTGCGGGTCGGTGCACTCCGTCTTGTCGATCACCTTGGTCTTGTCCGGTCCGCGGTAGTCCGCCGCGTGGGTGGTCGACGTGGTCGGCTCGCTGCTGGAACCGCCGCTGCCGCCGCTGTTGTTGTCGTTGTTGCTCCCGCCGCCGTACAGCAGGGCGGCCAGCAGGCCGGTGACGGCGACGATCCCGGCGATGATCGAGACGACGATCACCGGCTTGTTGCCCCGGTCGCCCGACGAGGGGACGGGCGTCGAGGGCGGCGTGAGGTTGTACGGCGGCGGGGTCTGCGGCTGCTGGCTGTAGGGCGCCGGGGTCTGGTAGCCGCCCTGCTGCGGAT
The sequence above is drawn from the Streptomyces sp. SLBN-31 genome and encodes:
- a CDS encoding PadR family transcriptional regulator codes for the protein MSIRHGLLALLERGPRYGSRLRTEFEERTGATWPLNIGQVYTTLGRLERDGMVAQEGEDEAGRVLYALTPAGRAELRAWFTRPVERASPPRDELAIKLAMAVGAPGVDIRKVVEAQRRHVTDALHEYVRQRAQVLSRTAARTDEVARLLVLEQLICHTEAEIRWLEHCETRLLRLTVTKDGGA
- a CDS encoding bacterial proteasome activator family protein, producing the protein MEMPRNERSPENPQILVVGQDGMAIGGGGDDDSREIPVTEQVEQPAKVMRIGSMIKQLLEEVRAAPLDEASRARLKDIHRSSVKELEDGLAPELVEELERLSLPFQDEGTPSDAELRIAQAQLVGWLEGLFHGIQTTLFAQQMAARAQLEQMRRALPPGVGGQEMGEDGHAQGRSGGPYL